The Novosphingobium sp. Gsoil 351 genome contains the following window.
GCGGTGTCCACCAGCCAGGGCGAATACGCGCTCGACGGCGATGGCGAGAACAGCCCTTACGCGACAGCACTCGCGCGCGAGATGGTGGTGCCGGGCGAGGGTATCCTCGACATGTTCCTCAACGTGCGCAAGGCCGTGCTCGCCGAAACGCGGGGTGCGCAGGAACCCACCGAGTTGTCCAACTCGCTGCGCGAGAACTTTCCCTTCACGGTCAAGGTCGAGGTGACGGTCACCGCACAGCAGCCCACGATCGCGGCACCGGCGCTGGCACCGGGCACCCTGGCGCGCGACTTTTCGACCGTGCCGACCGGAACCTCGAGCGACGGCACGGTGATGGCCGGACCGTATCTGCGCGATGGCCCCGTCCTCATGCAGTTGCGCGACGTTTCGCCTTCGGGTTCGGAGGTGGTCTTCATCAACAATCGCGCGTTGTATGAGGGAAAAGCGGTGGCGCCGACTATCAGCCAGAACATGCTGACGATGCGCAGCACCGGCAACGTCGCGGCCTCGTTCACGCTGACGCTGGCGGTTCCCGCCGAAAAGGTCAGCTTCATGATCCCGCGGATGTTTCCCGAAACCCCCAGCGGAATAACCTTCCCGGCGTGGAAGGCCACCGCGCTGTCGGCTGGCGGGAGCGAGCTCGACACCCGCAGCCGCGCGCTTGGGCGGCGCTTCGGCACCGACATCGAACGCGAGGTGGTGACGCTTCGCGCCCCGGCCTTCGAAGGGATTTCGGCCATCCGTTTCGAGTCCGACCCGCGCCTTGGAACCACGCCCTTTGCCGCGTTCAGCGCCATCTTGATCGAGGGGGTTTGGGTGGAGCCGATGAACGGCAAGCCGGGGGGCTGACCGGGCCGCTTGCACAACCCCGCCGATCCACCCATACCCCGTCGCACCTGGGGTCGCGCCGTGGGTGCCGAGGGGGCTGGCGATGCGCGAAACCACATCCGAAGCCGGGCGATCGGCGATGCGCAAGGCGCTGTGGCGGATCGTCCCGCTGATCGCGCTGGCTTATCTCTGCGCTTACACCGACCGGGTCAATGTCGGCTTCGCCGCCGCGCAGATGAACGCCGATCTGGGTTTCAGCGCGACCGTATATGGCCTGGGCGGTGGGCTGTTCTTCCTCGGCTATGCGCTGTTCG
Protein-coding sequences here:
- a CDS encoding caspase family protein, with the protein product MRFWHIAALAVALSSSIARAEPRVALVIGNSQYDDRLGALANPARDADLIAASLKKSGFEVERVTDADRRTMFRAMARLGQRARAAGSNATALFYYAGHGLQSKTVNYLVPVGAQIESEADIQIESIPADSVLDYMEEGGAANSIVILDSCRNTPVVRRVRSVRAGFAPIEKRGSALIAVSTSQGEYALDGDGENSPYATALAREMVVPGEGILDMFLNVRKAVLAETRGAQEPTELSNSLRENFPFTVKVEVTVTAQQPTIAAPALAPGTLARDFSTVPTGTSSDGTVMAGPYLRDGPVLMQLRDVSPSGSEVVFINNRALYEGKAVAPTISQNMLTMRSTGNVAASFTLTLAVPAEKVSFMIPRMFPETPSGITFPAWKATALSAGGSELDTRSRALGRRFGTDIEREVVTLRAPAFEGISAIRFESDPRLGTTPFAAFSAILIEGVWVEPMNGKPGG